The nucleotide sequence AACGTGGAGCCAGCAGCTAATTCCTGGCTAAAATTGTCACTATCCTAAAACGCTGCTGCCGGGCAGAGAGGTCCAGCCGCTCTCTGTGCACCGTGTGCCCGATGTGCACCCCATGCacggcagcagggctggagaagCGTGCAGGCGGATGGCTGTGAATGAATGGATTTCCGAGCCGGAGGGATGGGAGGTCCTCTCAGGGGATGTCCGTGGCAGATAATAGAGCTACAAAAGCCAACAAATCCCAACCGTCTACCTGCTGCAGACCCGTGCACCCCTTCCCCAGGGGCTCGGCTGCCTGCCCTCTGCACTCAGCGGAGGAATGagggctgcagcacacagatgcaaaaatccagttcttgggCTTCGATAGCCAGCAGCGTGCGGAGCTGAGATACAGTCCTGGCCTGTTACCGTCCTCCCCATCGGCAAAAGTGAACAAATCCTTCCTCAGAAGCTTGTTTGTGTTAGaattggttttaaaatgttagcaTAATACTCTCTCCCCACAGCTAAAGGCATCGAAATCCCACAGCGTTGCCTTCCCGGCTGGCACGTCGCAGGCCGAGCACGGGAAGCAGAACCAAGCTGGCCCTAGGAGGGTTTCTGCCCTCATTTCCCCCGggtccaggggctgcaggagctgattTCTGCAGATGTTTCTGAGGGTCCAGGACAGCACCGACAGCTCTGCCTGTAGCTGGCATCCTCTGCGCGCCTCCTCAAAGCCCCAGCCTGCCAATTCTGCTGGTTCACGGCCTCTCTCCCTGATGCAGGGGGGCCGTGAATGTTTTTATGCCAACGTGGTGGGGTGCTCCTTCCTGAAAAATGCCTCCCAGAGGAGTCAGTGGGTGCTTTGTTACCAATCCTGACTAATAGGATTATTATAATTAGGATCCAAAGTGGAGTATTTGCTCCAAAATCCATCATTACCTGGGGCAGGCCCTCGCTGCTCCAGCCAAACTGCTGCTGGAAGGTGACTCCAGTCTGTGTGGATCATGTCACAGAACCACGGCACGGTttgcgttggaagggaccttaaaaatcacccagttccaacctgtgccatgggcagggccccctgcccccagcccaggctgcccccagccccatccagcctggccttgggcactgccagggatggggcagccacagctcctgggggcagcctgggacagggcctcaccaccctcagagtgaaggGTTTCgtcctcatatctaatctaaatctcccctctttttgtttaaggccattccccttgtcctatccctacacagagtccctccccagctgtcccGCAGCCCCTtcaggccctggcaggccgctgtgaggtctccccagtCCCTGAGCGACCCTTGCAAAATGCTGAATTGCCCCCAGGGCCCGCCTCAGGCGAGCACCGAGCTGACAAACGAACTGCTCTAGGGGACATTCGAAGTCCATGTTTTCGAACAAGCCCAATTTGGGGCTCACAGCTAATTGGGGAAGCAGACGGTGGCTGAGCACTGACATGGGGACCAAGGGGCTGGGGCCCCGTGTGCTCCGTGCAGGCCCCAGACTTGCCTCAGCTGGACAGGGGTGCTCCAGAGGTGGAGGCACCATGTCCCACAGTGGGCAATCGGCACCCTGGTGCCTTCCCTTCCTACCCCCTGTCAGCTGGAGCTTGGCTGAGCGCTGGGATTAATCCTACAAATTGGCCGAGGCCCCATCCTGCCCTAATAGATCAGGGACACAACGCAGAGGGAGGGCTGAAGACACCTTAAAGTGGGTCCAGCGGGTCTAAAAGAAGCAAAAGGTGCTCAAAGGGGACGGTTTCCTGCCTCACCCCAGATAAATAACATAACGCTAAACCCAAATTCTTcaataaagaaagaagagctCTGTGGGGTCACTTTCCATGTTCTGCAGTGGCTGAGCTGTTGTTTTTGTGGCAGCGTTTCTGGACTGACCATCAGGTCTGAGGCGTCACTTTTGGGGCAGGAGATGAGGATTTCTGGTCCCAGTAGCATTGAGGGCTGTAGTGCTTCTCCAGGTAAGCTGAGGGCAGagaggagaccttccccagccctgctggctgggcCGAGCTCATTCCGTGCTCCCTGCCCCGgtttctccagctgcaggacagGAATTACAGCCCCCAGCACCATCTGCAGCGCTCCCGCGGTCCCAGCCTGGTGTGTGAAGACCTGGGAGTTTGGGTTCACAGAGGTTTTGTTTGATCTAGAAATAGCAGGGTTAGAAAATTCCATCTGCCGGCTCTCGAGAGCCCTCGACAGTGGAAGAATTGAGCTGGATCTCGAGCCTCCGGCCGCGCGAAGGCGAGCGCTGAGCAAACCAGAGCTGCTTGGCTCCCGTCCTAAGAAGCAGCATGAGCAAAATAACATTCCAGGAAGGCAAAACGTGGAGAACAGAGCAAGTCACGTTCGTGGCTTGCTCGTGTGCCGGCTGCTGCTCGCAGCTGCTCCCACCCCGTGCCTGAGTGGCTAAGGGGGGTTCAAAGCCTCCCCTGAAAACCTCAGGGTGGGGATTTTGTGTCTCCGTGTAAAAACGGTGCCAAGGGTTAGGACCAGGCTCAAGTCTTGCGGCGTCATTTGTCTTCCCGGACATTTACCCCCGTAAATGAGGGCtgtggagcagcagggaggttTGGGAAGGCTCGGTTCTCCACCTGGGGAGCCATCACACACCCCACGCCAACCCGCTTGTGCCCACACTCATGCACTCGGCTCCGTCATCCACCACCGTCCCACTCCCTCTTAGCTCCCACCTAGGCACCGTTTCGCGGCTGGGACTGGGCTCATGGGTGCCCAATTCACCACCTGACATTAGGGGCACGGCTCCGAGCCTGGGGATGATCCGCAGCAGGGACGCAGGGGTGCAGAAAGGGTGAGCCGTGCAATTACCGCCTGCCTTTAATGATGCCTGGGGCAACCCAAGGAGCTTGGGCTGAGCCCCTGACTCCCACAAATGGAGCTAAACACAAAACAGttcttcttcctgcccagctgtCCAGGTCTTCTAAAACATGCGTGGTTTTCCCTGCAAGCTTttgaaggtttatttttaaaacagtctgCATTTGATTTAggcatgttttgctttgtttttcaaacgGAACTTGAAAGGGACATCAGcctgtaaatataaatattcccATTCTTTCGCtgattctttgcatttttctgggTTTGCTAATGAAAGACATTTCAGCATCCCCTGCTCCCGCATTCAGCCCAGGCGCTCGAGCCCGTGGCATGCAAGCGAAAGACTATCACAAGTTAAGGATGTTTTGGGTACCTAGGTGGCCTCCGTGGTGCATTGCATTCATTTTTAGTCACCCAAGCCCTTCCTACAGCTGCGCAACGTCTTGAAACAGGCAACAAAAAGTGTAGCTGGGATGTTGGGGTGTTTATTTACAGCTCTgttgtcttccttccttctccctgcagGTTATAACTGAGTAGCCCTTATGACCAACATGAGCTGGAGCTTTCTAACCCGCCTGCTAGAAGAGATTCACAATCACTCCACCTTTGTGGGGAAGGTCTGGCTCACCGTGCTCATCGTCTTCCGCATCGTCTTGACGGCGGTCGGCGGAGAGTCCATCTACTCCGATGAGCAGAGCAAGTTCACCTGCAACACCAAGCAGCCCGGCTGCGACAACGTCTGCTACGATGCCTTCGCACCGCTGTCGCACGTCAGGTTCTGGGTCTTCCAGATCATCATGATATCCACCCCTTCGGTCATGTACCTGGGCTACGCCATCCACAGGATCGCCCGGTCGgcggaggaggagaagaagttCAAGGGAttcaagaagaagaagcagTTTGCTCTGAACTGGCAGGCGGTGCGCAACATGGAGGACCCGATGGAGGCAGACGAGGAGGAGCCCATGATCTCCGATGACACGGCAGACAACGAGAAAGCCAAAGCCAAGCCCAAGAGCAAAGAGCAACAAAAGCACGACGGGCGGAGGCGCATCCAGCAAGAAGGACTGATGAAAATCTACGTCTTCCAGCTACTTACCAGGGCTTCGTTTGAAGTTTGCTTTTTGATAGGGCAGTATTTGCTCTACGGTTTCGAGGTAGAAGCTTATTTTGTCTGCAACAGACTCCCCTGCCCTCACACCGTGGACTGCTTCGTGTCCCGGCCAACAGAGAAGACGATCTTTCTGCTGGTGATGTACGTCGTGAGCTGCCTGTGCTTACTGCTGAACATGTGTGAGATGTTTCACCTGGGGTTCGGGACCATCCGAGACGCCATTCGCAACCGGAAAATCAACAGCTTTAGGCAGCCCCCCTACAACTACGCCTACCCGAAGAACATCTCCTGCCCTCCCGAGTACAACCTGGTGGTGAAATCAGAGAAGTCCACCAAGATCCCCAACAGCCTGATGGCTCACGAGCAGAACCTGGTGAACGTCGC is from Anser cygnoides isolate HZ-2024a breed goose chromosome 2, Taihu_goose_T2T_genome, whole genome shotgun sequence and encodes:
- the GJC2 gene encoding gap junction gamma-2 protein; its protein translation is MTNMSWSFLTRLLEEIHNHSTFVGKVWLTVLIVFRIVLTAVGGESIYSDEQSKFTCNTKQPGCDNVCYDAFAPLSHVRFWVFQIIMISTPSVMYLGYAIHRIARSAEEEKKFKGFKKKKQFALNWQAVRNMEDPMEADEEEPMISDDTADNEKAKAKPKSKEQQKHDGRRRIQQEGLMKIYVFQLLTRASFEVCFLIGQYLLYGFEVEAYFVCNRLPCPHTVDCFVSRPTEKTIFLLVMYVVSCLCLLLNMCEMFHLGFGTIRDAIRNRKINSFRQPPYNYAYPKNISCPPEYNLVVKSEKSTKIPNSLMAHEQNLVNVAQEQQCTSPDENIPADLSTLHKHLRVAQEQLDIAFQSYSSTQANTQPSRTSSPASGGTVVEQNRANTAQEKQSAKPKACLEKGSSSSKDGKTSVWI